In the genome of Acidobacteriota bacterium, the window TGAGGTTCCGGAGGCTCTACTGGAATCCAATCGATCTCCGCCTCGTTGACGAATCTTGTCTCCGGCTCAGTAGCGCCAATCCTCGTCACCGTGTAACGGATAAGGACGGCTCTGACATTTAAATCAACGAAGACATCGAAAAAGGATGGAACGCCGGGCTCAAGAGTTACAGGCCCACCAGGATCAGGATTCCAGATAATGCTGGGATTATCCCAGACGAGCTGGTCAAGAGGCACCGTCGTCGATGAAGTCGCCCACTCTCTCAGGATAACGACCGATGCGTCGAATGTATCCGAAAGCTGGATGATGTCCCGCACGAAATTACCTGGCTGTATCTGCCACCACTGCCATGGGACAGGAAGCTGCCAGACCTTCACGATGCGTGTCCAGTAGGCACGGACAAATGGCTCTGGAGTGTTCGGATTGAGGCGCAAACCGAAGTGTTTTGTCTCGCAGTATTTCATCGGAGTCCATTCATCGACCCAGTTCACCTCAGTTCCACCAGGGATCGGAGCAATGTAAGGGTCGTTAGTAGCGGGATGCAGCCCCCAGGAATTTGCACCTTTGTACCATTCCCAGACATCCTGAGGAGCGATGTTGAGGATGTCCAGCTCAAGGTCATGCACCGGCTTTCCAGTATCATTGTGAGCGTCGAAGTTGCTCAGCGTCCCGACGATTGATGGGATCTGACGATCCAGACCCATTTCGATTTCCGCTTCATTAACGAATCGTGTTATCACATTATCAGGATTTCTCTGAAGGGCCACGGTGTAACGGACAAATACCCCCTGGTCGCCAGGCACCACTGGAATGCTCAGTTCGACTTTATCTCCAGGATTGAGGACCACTGGATCCGTGGGCACCGGTGTCCATGAAACAGGGAGGGGAACATCCCAGTTCAGGTCGTCGAGCGGCACCCTGAATGGACCAACGGCATATTCACGCTTGATCATTACGGCTTCGGCAAAATTGGCATCCAGTCGTATAACATCCACTATGGTGTTCGGCTCCGCTCTCCATGTCTGCCAGGGAACAGGGATCTCAATGACTTTCACGTGGCGAGTCCAGTAAGCCTGGACACCGCAGGGATGAGGGGCATTCGGATCGATTCTCAAGCCGAAGTGATACATCTGCCCCTGCTGGATGGGATTGCGAAAATCCGCCCATGTGACCTCGCTTCCGCCGATATCCCTCTTGATGGCCGGGATTCCCCACGCGTTGGCTCCCTGGTAAAATTTCAGGATGTCCACCGGGTTGATATTACGCAGGTCCAGCTCTAGGTTCGTCATGGAGTCATCGCTGTCGTTGTGCGCGTCGAAGTTGCTCAAGGTCCCCATGATCTGCGCTGGAGCGAGCGGAGAGAACAAGAGCAGGATAAGAGCGGCACTGCAGAACATAAGGGATTTAAGGAAATGGGTAGTAAGGATGATTCGCTTCATGGCTCCCTCCTCCTTTCATGGATATAAATTGTTTGAAGTTCATAATGTAAGAAAAGGTATTAAACTTACTCGGTCATGGCTACCCGAAGGCATCTGTTTATATACAACTTTTGATAGTATAAGTCAATATAATTTTTCCGATAGCAATTACTTCTCAAATCTATCAATGTTTTTCTTTATGAAGTCTTTGATGGAAAGGTCGTCGATATATACTTCTTCGAGGACGGCAAGTCCGGACTTAACACGGACAGTTGTAAAACCACTGCACTTCTTTTCTTCGCTATACTTGCAGCAAGCTTTTCTTACCGGAGGAGCAATCTCCTCTTCGAGATAGAACCTGTCGAAGGGAAGAGATAAAGTAGCTTCTTTTGACCCGCTCTTTTTCACAGTAGCTTTGATGTAATTTCCCCCTTTAGGACGCATCCTGCTTACTGACTTGAAGCAGGCAAATCCATTCTCATCGTTCTCAAAGAGTGCGTAAACACTCTGTCCCTCGAATATTCTCATCCCTTCAGGCAACGTCACTTGATCTCCCTTGAAAGAAAGAGCGACATAGCGTCCGGGAATGGCATCTGAAAAGTCCACGGAAGTCACCTTGAATTTAAACTGCTTTCCTGTGCGGAGCGTGATTTCGCGACGGACGAGCATGGAAACAGGAACAGCAATCTGAATTACAGCAAGAAGGCAAAAGAGACCAAGAGTCCAATGCTTCTTTCTCACTGTGCACCCCCTTTCTTCCGCCTGAGAAGAACAAGGTTCGTCAGCAGGAAACCTGCTCCACAGACAATGAAAGCGATTCCGCGAGTCAGAAAAGAGAATTCCAGATCGAAGAATCGTGACACGATCACAACTAACAGAATGAGCATTCCTAAATTCACCGTTTCCAGGTTCTCTTCTTTCAGTCCCGCAGAAAGCGTGACGACTCCCAGGGCAATCAAATAAAGGTTGAATATGATCACTGGGATCATGATAGGACTTCCCTGATTGTTGAGGATGAAAGCGATGATGGCCGGAACAGGGATCATCATGTACAGACCTTTATAGCCGCGGTAGAGACGAAGCCGGATGAGCATATAAAGAACCGTGACGAAGAAAGCGGCTGTCATGATCACATCTGCCGCAAACTCAAACCTGGATAGATGGAGTTCCTGCCAATAATGGGAACTACCAATTTCTTCCCATGGTGGTCTATAGCTGAGGATATAGGCAATGACGAGAAGGCCGATTGTTCCTACCGCTTGAAGTGGATTCTTCACTATTCTAGCGTTCTCGTCGAACCACCGAGTTCCGATGAGATACATCAGGGCAAAAAGAGAGCTGTAGTTGATGACCCAGAGACCCGGCGCTGCGTTTCCAAGCGTAACGCCTGTTGCCCAGCAAAGACTGAGAGAAAGCCCCCACAGAATCAGCATCGGATGCAAATCGTAACGATCAACTTTCAGGAGTTTCCTGAGATAGGGAATGACCAGGGCAACAAGTGGCCAGTAGAGCAAAACATTTTCTCCTGAAACGGCGCTGTTGCCAGCCCAGAGTGTTAGCAAAACAAAGTAAATCAAGACGGGCACAGTCGCATTCATGAGATAGACAAGAGGGATGCCTAGGAGAATCCATGTCAACAGGAAATCTGTCATATCTCCCGGTATCTGGTAAGTCTGTGAGATCAGAGCAATGGCAGCTCCGATGGCAATCATGAGGAAAGTAGATGAGCCCTCCCTCCAGGCAACGGAATCGCTCTTTCGCCAGATGGTTGATCCAGCAAGGAGTTGCCCGATGATCAGAGGAGCCAGAGACAGGACTGTTCTCGTCGGCCTGGAAAGATCCTCCCAGTTGTGGGCGAAGAGGAGGATGATCCCGAGACCGATGAGGAGGGCTCCCAGAACGCTGGAGATGATGAGTGCGAGCTGGAAGCCACTTCTTGCTTTGACCACACCATAATGTGTCCGCAGCTTCTGGGCGCTCTCAGGAGTGAGAACGCCTTTGTCAACAAGGGATGGCAGTTCTTCATAAAGCCATTGAATGTACTTTTTAGCCATATTTTCTCCTCATGATGCAAAGCATGACTTGATAATCAGGAGAATTCGCGCTGATAGATCTTAAGCATGGCAAGCAGAAGAACAACAACCAGCGGTCCCAGGATGATGCCGATCGGACCAAGCCACATGCCGCCTCCCATGATGCTCAGAGCAAGAAGCAGCGGATGGACATTCACTTTTCCGCGCATTATAAGCGGCTTAATGATATTATCCACAGTGGAGACAATCCCGATCCCGTAGATCAAGATGAAGATGGCAGCTACCCAGCGGCCTCCGATCAGCAGGGCTGCTGCTGCCGTGACGTACATGATAGGTCCACCGATCACCGGGATTAATGTCACTCCAATAGCAACCAGTCCCCATATGAAAGGATTGGAGATCCCGGCTATCCAGAAACCGATCCCGATGAGTATTCCCTGAGCAACTGACGTTGCGATCATGCTCAGGAAAGTGGCGGAGATGACGAAGCGGATCTCACGCACGATGACCTTCTTGTGCTCTTCATCCAGCGGTAGCAAGGATAGGATGCTCTGATACAGGCGAGCACCCTCGGCAAAGAGGACAAAGATGAAGACGATCATTAACAGGAGTCCACCCAGAAGACCGATGGTTGCCGAGAGGACGCGTGGAGAATATTGATAGACAACGCTTCCGATGGATTTAAAAACGCCGAGAACGGTGCTTCGCAGATCGAAATCGGCTGGAAGAAGACCAGCAACAATGCTGATTTTGCTCTTGACCCATTCCGTTGCTTGATCGATCTGTTGTGCCATCTGCCCGCCCTCAAGCTGAGTAGTGATGTTCATTACGACATTGGCCGCGTTTGATATGACGACTCCGACGACTATCCCAAGAGGTATGATTACTACAAGTAGAACAAGGAACGTGGCACAGAGGGCAGCGATGTACCTTCTCTGCCTCAGCCATCTGAGAAGGATCTGATAGATCGGGTCGCAGATGATGACGACCAGAACGGCAAGAAGCCCGGGCATCAAGAACGGCTTGATGATGGCGACAAATGCCACAAGCAAAAGCCCCAGCAGAACCAGAAATCCGATCCTCGTCCCTTTGGCTTGCATTCCTCTCCTGTCTCAATAGCTACCGACCGGCACAATTCCGAAGCTTAACACGTTCGATGCATTTATCTGCCTCTACCGCCTGAATGTTATCTAAAAAAGAGTGAGTTGCGGGCTCTCTTTTTCACCTTCCATTTCAATTTTCTCTCCGGCGGCAAGTTTGTGAGCCAGCCTTAGCGGCTCAGGTATCCTGAATTTTAAAGAGCAAGCAAGAACGATGTCAATCGATTTGTTCAGGTCGATCCTGTGGCCTACGGAGACGAATACCGGCTGAACCCCATCACGAGTTCTGAGGACTGCTCCGATCCTCTCTCCTGAATTGTTTGTGAGATAGGAAAAATCCCCTTTGCGATCACCAGGCTCGTCATACTTTCCGTAGAGGCAGGATTTTGCGCATCCTATGGATGGTTTGTCTGTCAGGATGCCAATGTGGGTTGCCAGTCCCATCCCTCTTGGATGCGCGATTCCCTGCGCATCACACATAAGGATGTCCGGCTCCGATTTCAATTCTTCGAGGACCGAGATAAGCGCCGGCACTTCCCGAAACGCAAGGAGCCCCGGAATGTAGGGAAACTCACATTTTCCTGATCTGAGCCTCGTTTCAATTACCTTCATGTTGGGATAGGTTACGATGACTACTGCAGCAAGAACGGTATCGGAATCAGGGAAAGAAACATCCGCCCCGGCGATTGTTCTTACATGTCTATTATCCCAATTCTGAATGACTTTCTTCGACAGGCTGTTCTGAATGGCGCGCGCTTGCTGCGGGCTTACCTTCCACGGATGCAACATCCTGACAAGCATATTTCGCTCTTTCTAGATGGGTATTACTAAAGTCCTTCTAAATTTCCTGCTATTATACATCGTTTTATTAGTGTAATTTGAATTTCATCTGGTTTTGTTTTTATAGCAATATACCTTGCATAACAATGATTTTTAGATTTCTTCTTGACTCAAGGGATTCCT includes:
- a CDS encoding GDYXXLXY domain-containing protein, whose translation is MRKKHWTLGLFCLLAVIQIAVPVSMLVRREITLRTGKQFKFKVTSVDFSDAIPGRYVALSFKGDQVTLPEGMRIFEGQSVYALFENDENGFACFKSVSRMRPKGGNYIKATVKKSGSKEATLSLPFDRFYLEEEIAPPVRKACCKYSEEKKCSGFTTVRVKSGLAVLEEVYIDDLSIKDFIKKNIDRFEK
- a CDS encoding DUF2157 domain-containing protein; the encoded protein is MAKKYIQWLYEELPSLVDKGVLTPESAQKLRTHYGVVKARSGFQLALIISSVLGALLIGLGIILLFAHNWEDLSRPTRTVLSLAPLIIGQLLAGSTIWRKSDSVAWREGSSTFLMIAIGAAIALISQTYQIPGDMTDFLLTWILLGIPLVYLMNATVPVLIYFVLLTLWAGNSAVSGENVLLYWPLVALVIPYLRKLLKVDRYDLHPMLILWGLSLSLCWATGVTLGNAAPGLWVINYSSLFALMYLIGTRWFDENARIVKNPLQAVGTIGLLVIAYILSYRPPWEEIGSSHYWQELHLSRFEFAADVIMTAAFFVTVLYMLIRLRLYRGYKGLYMMIPVPAIIAFILNNQGSPIMIPVIIFNLYLIALGVVTLSAGLKEENLETVNLGMLILLVVIVSRFFDLEFSFLTRGIAFIVCGAGFLLTNLVLLRRKKGGAQ
- a CDS encoding AI-2E family transporter yields the protein MQAKGTRIGFLVLLGLLLVAFVAIIKPFLMPGLLAVLVVIICDPIYQILLRWLRQRRYIAALCATFLVLLVVIIPLGIVVGVVISNAANVVMNITTQLEGGQMAQQIDQATEWVKSKISIVAGLLPADFDLRSTVLGVFKSIGSVVYQYSPRVLSATIGLLGGLLLMIVFIFVLFAEGARLYQSILSLLPLDEEHKKVIVREIRFVISATFLSMIATSVAQGILIGIGFWIAGISNPFIWGLVAIGVTLIPVIGGPIMYVTAAAALLIGGRWVAAIFILIYGIGIVSTVDNIIKPLIMRGKVNVHPLLLALSIMGGGMWLGPIGIILGPLVVVLLLAMLKIYQREFS
- the nfi gene encoding deoxyribonuclease V (cleaves DNA at apurinic or apyrimidinic sites), which gives rise to MLVRMLHPWKVSPQQARAIQNSLSKKVIQNWDNRHVRTIAGADVSFPDSDTVLAAVVIVTYPNMKVIETRLRSGKCEFPYIPGLLAFREVPALISVLEELKSEPDILMCDAQGIAHPRGMGLATHIGILTDKPSIGCAKSCLYGKYDEPGDRKGDFSYLTNNSGERIGAVLRTRDGVQPVFVSVGHRIDLNKSIDIVLACSLKFRIPEPLRLAHKLAAGEKIEMEGEKESPQLTLF